The proteins below come from a single Cottoperca gobio chromosome 11, fCotGob3.1, whole genome shotgun sequence genomic window:
- the LOC115015981 gene encoding immunoglobulin kappa light chain-like isoform X2 — protein sequence MTTEATEILLIKNMTLICVLIWTLLCCCFTESRGQVTVTQSGAVSSAPGGSVTITCSTSQGVHGGTYLAWYQQRDGGTPKLLIYLASTRESGIPARFTGSGSNSDFTLTISGVQTEDAAVYFCQSFHVINSQYVFTFGGGTRLDVGSDVRPTLMVLPPSGEELQQGMATLMCLANKGFPSDWSLAWKVDGSSSISWEKSSSPGVLEKDGHYSWSSTLRLPADQWRKVGSVTCEATQGSQTVFSETLRRDQCSQS from the exons ATGACAACAGAAGCCACAGAAATCCTCCTCATCAAAAACATGACTTTGATCTGCGTCCTTATCTGgactctcctctgctgctgcttcacag AGTCCAGAGGCCAGGTCACAGTGACTCAGTCTGGAGCAGTGAGCTCTGCTCCGGGAGGCTCCGTCACCATCACATGTAGCACCAGTCAGGGGGTTCATGGTGGGACTTATTTAGCCTGGTACcaacagagagatggaggaactCCTAAACTGCTTATTTACCTTGCTAGTACTCGAGAATCAGGGATTCCAGCCCGTTTTACAGGCAGTGGATCAAACTCTGACTTCACTCTGACCATCAGTGGAGTCCAGACTGAAGATGCAGCAGTTTACTTCTGTCAGAGTTTTCATGTCATCAACAGTCAGTATGTGTTC ACTTTTGGTGGAGGAACCAGACTGGATGTTGGAA GTGATGTCCGTCCCACCCTGATGGTGCTGCCCCCCTCCGGAGAAGAGCTGCAGCAGGGGATGGCCACGCTCATGTGCCTGGCCAACAAGGGCTTCCCCTCAGACTGGAGTCTGGCCTGGAAGGTggacggcagcagcagcatcagctggGAGAAGAGCAGCAGCCCCGGGGTGCTGGAGAAGGACGGCCACTACAGCTGGAGCAGCACCCTGAGGCTCCCTGCAGACCAGTGGAGGAAGGTGGGCTCTGTGACCTGTGAGGCCACCCAGGGCTCCCAGACTGTGTTCTCAGAGACACTGAGGAGAGACCAGTGCTCCCAGTCCTGA
- the LOC115015981 gene encoding immunoglobulin kappa light chain-like isoform X3: MTTEATEILLIKNMTLICVLIWTLLCCCFTESRGQVTVTQSGAVSSAPGGSVTITCSTSQGVHGGTYLAWYQQRDGGTPKLLIYLASTRESGIPARFTGSGSNSDFTLTISGVQTEDAAVYFCQSFHVINSQYVYTFGGGTRLDVGSDVRPTLMVLPPSGEELQQGMATLMCLANKGFPSDWSLAWKVDGSSSISWEKSSSPGVLEKDGHYSWSSTLRLPADQWRKVGSVTCEATQGSQTVFSETLRRDQCSQS; the protein is encoded by the exons ATGACAACAGAAGCCACAGAAATCCTCCTCATCAAAAACATGACTTTGATCTGCGTCCTTATCTGgactctcctctgctgctgcttcacag AGTCCAGAGGCCAGGTCACAGTGACTCAGTCTGGAGCAGTGAGCTCTGCTCCGGGAGGCTCCGTCACCATCACATGTAGCACCAGTCAGGGGGTTCATGGTGGGACTTATTTAGCCTGGTACcaacagagagatggaggaactCCTAAACTGCTTATTTACCTTGCTAGTACTCGAGAATCAGGGATTCCAGCCCGTTTTACAGGCAGTGGATCAAACTCTGACTTCACTCTGACCATCAGTGGAGTCCAGACTGAAGATGCAGCAGTTTACTTCTGTCAGAGTTTTCATGTCATCAACAGTCAGTATGTGT ACACGTTCGGTGGAGGAACCAGACTGGATGTTGGAA GTGATGTCCGTCCCACCCTGATGGTGCTGCCCCCCTCCGGAGAAGAGCTGCAGCAGGGGATGGCCACGCTCATGTGCCTGGCCAACAAGGGCTTCCCCTCAGACTGGAGTCTGGCCTGGAAGGTggacggcagcagcagcatcagctggGAGAAGAGCAGCAGCCCCGGGGTGCTGGAGAAGGACGGCCACTACAGCTGGAGCAGCACCCTGAGGCTCCCTGCAGACCAGTGGAGGAAGGTGGGCTCTGTGACCTGTGAGGCCACCCAGGGCTCCCAGACTGTGTTCTCAGAGACACTGAGGAGAGACCAGTGCTCCCAGTCCTGA
- the LOC115015981 gene encoding immunoglobulin kappa light chain-like isoform X1, whose product MTTEATEILLIKNMTLICVLIWTLLCCCFTESRGQVTVTQSGAVSSAPGGSVTITCSTSQGVHGGTYLAWYQQRDGGTPKLLIYLASTRESGIPARFTGSGSNSDFTLTISGVQTEDAAVYFCQSFHVINSQYVLTFGGGTRLDVGSDVRPTLMVLPPSGEELQQGMATLMCLANKGFPSDWSLAWKVDGSSSISWEKSSSPGVLEKDGHYSWSSTLRLPADQWRKVGSVTCEATQGSQTVFSETLRRDQCSQS is encoded by the exons ATGACAACAGAAGCCACAGAAATCCTCCTCATCAAAAACATGACTTTGATCTGCGTCCTTATCTGgactctcctctgctgctgcttcacag AGTCCAGAGGCCAGGTCACAGTGACTCAGTCTGGAGCAGTGAGCTCTGCTCCGGGAGGCTCCGTCACCATCACATGTAGCACCAGTCAGGGGGTTCATGGTGGGACTTATTTAGCCTGGTACcaacagagagatggaggaactCCTAAACTGCTTATTTACCTTGCTAGTACTCGAGAATCAGGGATTCCAGCCCGTTTTACAGGCAGTGGATCAAACTCTGACTTCACTCTGACCATCAGTGGAGTCCAGACTGAAGATGCAGCAGTTTACTTCTGTCAGAGTTTTCATGTCATCAACAGTCAGTATGT GTTGACTTTTGGTGGAGGAACCAGACTGGATGTTGGAA GTGATGTCCGTCCCACCCTGATGGTGCTGCCCCCCTCCGGAGAAGAGCTGCAGCAGGGGATGGCCACGCTCATGTGCCTGGCCAACAAGGGCTTCCCCTCAGACTGGAGTCTGGCCTGGAAGGTggacggcagcagcagcatcagctggGAGAAGAGCAGCAGCCCCGGGGTGCTGGAGAAGGACGGCCACTACAGCTGGAGCAGCACCCTGAGGCTCCCTGCAGACCAGTGGAGGAAGGTGGGCTCTGTGACCTGTGAGGCCACCCAGGGCTCCCAGACTGTGTTCTCAGAGACACTGAGGAGAGACCAGTGCTCCCAGTCCTGA